The proteins below come from a single Rhodococcus sp. WMMA185 genomic window:
- a CDS encoding serine/threonine-protein kinase, which translates to MEQQSERGIGPDYLVAGRYRLQSKLGGGGMGAVWLARDTLLHRDVAVKQVITTAGLAPDEAQRLRESTMREGRNAAKLAHNHSIAMYDVALEAGEPWLVMEYLPSRSLAQAMNIVETLPPLEVAQIGAQVADALAAAHAAGIVHRDIKPGNILVADRGRELGTVKISDFGIARAKGDSADSTNGVITGTPAYFSPEVARGKDPTEASDVFSLGAALYTVVEGQPPFGIDSDSVALLHRVARAEIYRPAKAGPLTDTLLHLLEPDPARRPTMSEARDELARVAMAGPGDIAHLIGSPVYSADGTIPAWAHRSTPLPDSRKRSKLVSSTQAGLPAVQQSTPLTNVQRPLSRLPWPPRPAKPAPGSPAPSIRDQVVAWAPIAMGVMVVILILAALVAVIALLTQP; encoded by the coding sequence ATGGAACAGCAGAGTGAAAGGGGCATCGGACCCGACTACCTGGTGGCCGGAAGGTACCGTTTGCAATCCAAACTCGGCGGCGGCGGAATGGGTGCGGTCTGGCTCGCGCGAGACACCCTCCTGCACCGCGATGTCGCTGTCAAGCAAGTCATCACGACGGCCGGACTCGCTCCCGACGAAGCGCAACGCCTACGTGAGAGCACCATGCGCGAAGGCCGCAACGCCGCCAAACTTGCCCACAATCACTCCATCGCGATGTACGACGTGGCGCTCGAAGCCGGAGAACCTTGGCTGGTCATGGAGTACTTGCCGTCACGCAGCCTGGCTCAGGCGATGAACATCGTCGAGACGCTGCCCCCGCTGGAGGTCGCACAGATCGGTGCACAGGTGGCCGATGCACTCGCGGCAGCCCACGCTGCCGGCATCGTGCACCGCGATATCAAGCCGGGCAACATCCTTGTTGCCGACCGTGGCCGGGAACTCGGCACCGTCAAGATCAGCGACTTCGGAATCGCACGCGCCAAGGGCGATTCCGCCGATTCCACGAACGGGGTCATCACCGGCACCCCCGCATACTTCTCCCCGGAGGTCGCGCGAGGCAAGGATCCCACCGAAGCCAGCGACGTCTTCTCCCTCGGGGCCGCGCTCTACACCGTTGTAGAGGGGCAACCGCCGTTCGGTATCGACTCCGACTCGGTCGCCCTCCTTCACCGGGTCGCGAGGGCCGAGATCTACCGTCCAGCGAAGGCCGGGCCACTGACCGACACGCTGCTGCACCTACTCGAACCCGACCCCGCTCGCCGACCCACGATGTCCGAGGCCAGGGACGAGCTAGCTCGTGTGGCGATGGCTGGGCCCGGAGACATCGCCCACCTCATAGGATCCCCCGTCTATTCCGCCGACGGCACGATTCCGGCATGGGCCCACCGTTCGACACCGTTGCCCGATTCACGCAAACGCAGCAAGTTGGTGAGTTCCACCCAGGCTGGGCTGCCCGCCGTGCAGCAAAGCACCCCGTTGACGAACGTGCAACGGCCGCTGAGCCGATTGCCGTGGCCGCCGAGACCAGCCAAGCCTGCCCCGGGTTCGCCTGCACCCAGCATCCGCGACCAGGTGGTCGCATGGGCGCCGATTGCCATGGGAGTGATGGTCGTGATCCTGATCCTGGCCGCACTCGTAGCCGTGATCGCCCTGTTGACCCAGCCCTGA